Within the Mugil cephalus isolate CIBA_MC_2020 chromosome 1, CIBA_Mcephalus_1.1, whole genome shotgun sequence genome, the region ATTAAACCTTTCGTTCAGCCTAAATGTGTAGTGTTTACAATATGTTTAGAATAACCTTACAGTAGAGTTACAATCAACCGCTTACTGCCTTCCATGTGTGAACCTTGAGACAAAGCAGATTTATCCAGGTCTACCACAATAGGACTTCTTGAATGCTCCACTAcctgttgttgtagttttttctAGTTCCCCTGTTGAGATATTTCTAGATTAAAGTTCCTTCTTGAGGTGACCATGCATAACTTGAAGATTGTTAACATGGATGTTGAGAGTTAAACTGAAGGTCTCCTTCTTCGTCGTCATGTCATGTTTGCTGGACTCAGTAACGATGCATTCGAAATGTCTAGTTGGAAATTGAAGTCATCATGCTGCAACAGTCCTTAATGTCATGATTGTTGTATGTTTATGTAGCTGTTGTTCTTCCATGATGTTTACAGGTTGAGCTATGCTGAACATCACTAGTGACCAAGGTGTCAACTCTTGTCTCATGCCGACACAAGGACAGTACAGGCATGACTGCGCAACCTTATGTCCTAGTTCGTTTTGACATCGTTTTGTATTGATTAAGTGGCTACGTATTtaaagttgttgtgtttttcaactAATCTATTGTCGACATTGTGTTGGAATGTCAGTTATGTTCATGAATTATGGTTAGCGATCAGGTTAGTGTAATCGTTTGAACATGTGCAATgtaaaaaacaatgaatgaactTGGGCAAAAATGTTTCAGGAACATTTTCATTCTTGCAAGTAACCATCCACTTCTATCAAGTAAAACTTTTATAAATAACTACATTAATAAGTGAACACTTTTGCTGATTAGTTTAGGTCCTCAAAAGATATAACGTTCTCTAGGAAAAGATCATTTATGAGTATTTTCTGACCTAATATCGACATTAAGACCAAAAAGTGcttcagattttaaatattaatcgttagaagttttttttacagtttgttgtATTCAACATCTCATAGGTTAAGGTTAGGTCGATAATTAGTTAAGGTTAAATGGGTACAGTAACAACAAAGGGAAACTTACATTTATCGAACACATCAGACTCTTCATCAGAGAAAATATGATGGTTATTAAATGCCTGTGGGTCATCtgatcagttatttattttcatttgttttgggCTTGTCTATGTTAACTGGATAGGCTCAGCAACATCCTGCAACATAGATAGGATTAAGTAGTATGGAATTGATGATAGATAGATGCTCGTATGTTAACTCACAACCCCTGAGATTGCATGACTGATGGGACCTCACCCTTTTAACTGGAGGCAGCGTGGcctctttgtggtcattttacttcttgtttagcttcttctttgtgtgtgtttgctgattCAGTCATGTGTTTCAGTTCATACCTGAATATGGATTCGTGGGCACCGTAGAAGCAGTTTAAGATCGGAGCGGTGATAGCTGAAACATCGAACATATAAAACTCtaattgttgctgtttttcctttacAGGAAGCTCAGAAAAAAGATGAGAAGCTGCTGGAGTTTCCTCTGAAACTGATCCAAGTCCAGCTGCGCCAGTCGGGTGGTTACATGACAATATAAATTACATAATCGTCTATAGAATAGCCAGTGCATTCTTTGCTAGGATGGGTAAAGGGTCAAGTGTGGGGGAAGGAGAAGTATGGCAGAGGTTACAATATTAACAAAGATTCTGTTATGATGTTCATTATAAAACAGTCCAGAACTGAAGGTAGAGCAAGTCTCATGCGAACGAGTTAAAATCGACTTTTATGATAATGAAATACaaacgaagaagaaggagagagaggaataGTAGGGGGGCCAGAACAGAGCCCTGGGGAACTTCTCTGGCAACGCATGAAGAATGAGGTGATTTAAACCAGTCATGACAGGCGCTGTTTGAGGAgtatccaggtcatggtatatcaaaaacattaaagaagggcaactggacttgtacaACGGTTTGTTGCAACAGTGTTTTCCCTCAAGTGCTTTTGACAGAAATGGCAAGTTTAAAATGGGACGAAAGTTATTTAGGTTATGTGGGTCAGTTATAGTGGTAGTTGCAACAGTTTTGGTTATTGGAGAGGACTGAGAAGGGAGGCAGTCTTTTACTAGACTAGGTTGGAAAAGGTTTGGACTCACGAACTCTACTGCACAAATTTCCCTTGAAATAATTCATGATTGCGTTGATCATAGATGGTTGATGTATCCTGGATGGATCCACAATGAAACCGTGGATGCTGATCTCAGTTTTGACATCTCCAAGCTCAGCTAGAGGAGAGTGTCATGCAGATCACTGAACTGCTGCAGCATACTGGACAAATTCTGAGGTAAAACACCACCAATCACTTAAATAAGACAACCCTCTTTGTCAACCCACCCTCCCACTCTGTACTGTGACACTAGCTGATCAACTCTGTCATTGTGCACTTATACACAGACTTCTACTGAATCAAACCCATGAACCTCGTGTGCGTTTTGTCGTCCCTCAGCTTGCCACGTCGTCTCTGTGTTGGTTGCGCGACAGCCggcagcagctggagaaggaagGCGATGAGCTGATGGACTTCTtctgtgaggacagagagacgtTCAGGCTGGACGACTGCTTCGGCGTCTTCCACACCTTCTGCTTAAAGTTCACCAATGCTGTCAAGGTACCTTTCAGTTTAGGCAGAGGTGCCAACCCATTAGTTTGGATATCAGTTATTGTATGCAAGATTTGCGTTATCATAGTGTACATTTTGCAAATTCCAACCGTGGTTTACGCTTAAATACAGCATGAGAGAAATCTCAGAACAATTCCTCTTAGTCCAGTTAGTCATTAGATTCAGTGGgaatgttgatgatgttgaatcagtgtatttttttgcaTGGTAATCAGTTAAATGTTGAAAAAGTCCTGAGTAGAAATTTGATCAGGACAATGATGCACATCAACTTGTTGATTGATTGTCCAGTTATGGAAGTTGTCTTCCACTTTTTTACATTTGACTCGACACCTATGACAGAGAAACTGTCATTGCCCCAAAGTACATAATGTACAGTGCATACAACCTTATGTACACTAGTAGGATTTACTGAACAGTCCGCCACTGAATCCCTTCATCACTATTCTATTTCACTTGTGTTGGGACAGTAGTTCAAGATTATTCGTCAGCGTACATTTAAGTGAACATCTTGAGCCCGAAGCAAAAAATGAATGATTGGCCAAATCATTAGAGACACTTCAAATCATTGAATACCACTAAGAATAATTGATGCCGAACTACGTCAGTAATAGTAAAGGCTTTGCTGACTAATTGCTAATAGACGCTCTCTTGCCAAAATATTAGGTATAATAGTGAACGCATTCTAATCTAAGTCCTACTTCATGGTCTGATGttgaaaggtggtgattcaactgcATTAACGTTTTTGAATGATGTGAAACCGTTAAACTGGAGTGAACATATTAATTTTACAGTacgaaaaacatgaaaacacagttgaatcagccCTCTCGCTTATTTGAAAGTAATGCTGAAAAGCAGACACTTGATGAATAATAGACTGAGAGCAGGACACTTGTATAAGAATGTTTTCACTAGGGTGcctaataaaatggcaagtGAAACACCTGGAAACCAGACTGGAGTCTCTCCAATTGGTAAGAGGTTTTTTGTTTATCTTCAGTGTAACAGTTGAGACAcgataataaaatccaaatgactACGCCAGGCTACAAGTCgacttttgttttaattagtcTACCTAATGAACCTAATGAAACAAGGAGGCTCCAGGTGTTTTCCCATCGTGCCTCTTATGCCGGATGTGTCAGCCCAACATGGTTGTACTGGATCAAATCACTAGTGAATGGTGACGTGACttgtctctcttctttctctaaAGGAGAACAGGGAGAGGGAAGCAAAGGAGGAAGCTCGGCGTAGGCGAATGcaagagctggaggagcagaagagacACTCCTGGGCTGGAGGCGAGCAGGTaggataaaacacaaatataatgaAAGACAAACGCAAACTGCTCGACTCAAAATGAGTTTCCACTGTGTGGTCCCGTCGTAGGTGAGCGGAGCCGTCGGGTGGCGCTGCAGCAGCGAGAGCGACATGTCAGCGCAGTGTCCGCACCTTTGCACAGAGGCCCGGACCTGCTTGATGGGATCCTGAGCCCAATAGTCCCGACCCTTCTTCCGTCTATACAACTTCCCACGGTGCTCCCTGGCACGCTTCCAAGCTTGCGACGTTCCGGACGTCGTCCAGCTCGCCGTTCTAATCTGCCCAATGTGAACTGAGCCACACGTCCCTCGAACTGGGACCCACCGCATAACCGCAACAGCAGAGAGGGAGGTGCAGCAGGCTAAGGACAGATGTCCATCTACCAGTCAAATTTGCCTTGTAGCTCAGTCATTCCTAGAAGGTTGCAGCATCATGCAGATGGAAACACAACCCACTTCACACCTCTAAGTCCAAATTCCACAATCATGCAATTCCCCTTAACCTCAGCGTGACTCACCAAACTGAGTAAACCACCAtctgaaaataatcaaactcCGTCTACTCAAACCAGCACTCTCATTGATGATAAACAGCACGCAACTCACGTGGTTTAGCACTGAGGAACACTCGACAACAGCGGAAGTGAAAAGATTCGATCAGGTTTTTAATGATGATCACATGGACATGATGAAAAGTAAAAcatgcctgctgctgctgaaaatgtCTGGTTTTAGAAAGTTGACATCCCTGGTGCCTGAGCTTAAGTGTTGAGTATGTGAACCTCCACCCTAACACCGAAAATGGTCATCCACAGTCTGTCACCGAGACGATATGGTGATCGCAGATTTGGATCAAGAGGTGGTGAACACATTCGAAGTCCAGAAGGTGAAGAACGACTCTCAAAACTCTGACGCACAAATTCTTGAGACAAATTCCTCCTCACTGCAACGAGAGGAGAAAGGTCAGATAAAGGTGGTTGTAATGGTGTGTGACAGGTTGCGAGTTGCTGTCTGGCAACATGCACCACACACAACCATGAAAGGATCCATGTGACAACTGGTAAAAACCAGTTTCTTCCTCAACTTCCAATCATGCAATCCTTCAAACTGAGCGGCTAATGAGAAGTCCAGTACCCATCACAGCCAACCATGCTGTGTCCGCTTAGACCGTCCTCCCTTTATCCCTAGAGTGGCGCCTGCAGAACCAAACACCAACGTCACCTCAGATCCCTCTGAAGGAGATAAAGAACTGGCCAATCAagaggcagcagcacagagctccaccaataagaaaaacaacaaggtgACTGAACCAGAACAATCAACATCTTCTAGTCACTCAGCTTCCTCCAAACTTTCCACTAAGAAACTCCCTACCTCTAAACCTCGACCTGCTGGGGTTAAATCTTCAAGCCCGAACAACTCCTCTACAGCAGGCAGGTCCAAGCCCGTCCGCACCCTCACCAACTCTGAGAACCAGGGAATGAGGCGAGTTGTGCCCATTTCCAGGACCAGCCGAGGTACTCCATCCTTAGCCAAGCGTCCTGAGAACCGGGGCTCCTCCAGCACCACAGTGCCAGCATGTCCACGTCTCCAACTAACACACTATCCCAGCGCGTGACAGGCCACTACTGCTCCTTCATTCCCGACGTTCCAACGTCATAAATGTCGGATTCAAACACAAAGGTTTCAAATTCTCAGCGTATTGCCCTAAAAAGAGCTAACTTGCTAGAGAAGCTATCCATCCGAAATCCTTGATGAAGCCAAAATCCAGGCAGAGAAATGTGCGCTCACGCTGAGTAGCACTCGCTCAGTGCCGGAGGGTGGAGGAAACAGTGGTCAGATGCAATCCTGCCACTACTTTGCACATCACGAACCTTATCACACCACTTCAAGTTTTGCGTAGACGCTTTCCTCTTTCAACGTTCACGCTTGCTGAGCTCCTCTGCACTTCTCATTCTCCGCACGGCTCAACTCTCTTTAAACCTCTCCCCAAACGATCACCTGTACCCCACACTGGTGCTCCCAGCTTTTACCAGAACTGGGTCACTGAGATTTGCCGCCTCATCCAGTTCTTCTTCAGACGTCATCAAGTTCTCCTCCTCATCAACATGAGGTAGGTTAGAGATAGGTCATCTCAGGCTCACCATTCAACATAGCTCCCTAAAGCGCAGAGGAACGACAGCGGCAGCATCTCTGACAAATCCACTCATTCTAGGGACTCGGTCAAGGCCCCCAGGCCAACCTGGAGATAACAGGAAACGGTGTTTGCTGCAGCTGAAGGGAAGTAAAAGGACACACTCCAATATGAATTTGACTCTTGTACATGTATGCAGAAAGAAATAATTCCCAACCAAAAAACTACATTGAAGAAAGTTACATTCCAATATGAGACACAGACATTATTATTTGAGTTTGTGAGGCTTCATCCCAATATCAATAATTTGTCTCCTTTGCATTTCAATCTTGTTGGtgatattataattaataacaaTTAGAAGCACTATGTCACgttcaaaatgtattatttgtcCTATAAAGTGCGTATAACTGTTTTAATTGACCACTGAGTTGCAGAATGAAATGGTGAGACTGGGCCTTAACACAAGAACTATGATTATCACAGACCattattatgtttaatgttGGAACGTATTTTAAAATCATTGCTTGGATCTGATACGATTGGTAGAGCACcttagagacagaaagaggctAAAAACTTTGAGATCTATGCTAGCTGTCTTAACAAAACCATTAGCTAGAGAGACTATAACAGTCTTAAAAGAAATATGCGTAGAATGCGGATAATTCTACACTAGTGTCActctattttaattttctaatgTTCTAATGCAGAAAATGTGAGCACATAAAATGTTGATCAGAGTTCAAGTCCTAGTCTAATCAGCTAGCTTTCTTGGGGAAGCCTTGTTCCAAAACAGTACAATAATGTCACAGTTTAAGTAAAAGTTATGTTTCTACCATTGGCTCCTGCCTCATATCTGTTTATCATTTGATGGAATAGTTAATACTGAACTTATGAGGTTGTATGAAAGCGGATGGTGAAGCAAAACTAATATGCTACATTGCCATCTGCCATGTTGGAATCTGGACAATCTGCACTGAATAAATGTTGCCCTGCTGGTAGACAACGCATTCATGTGTAAGGTTACACAGTTCCACATACTTCTATGTAACTTAACCATAACttgacactggtgtgtgaattcTATCcaaggaaacaggaaactctTCAACAACAAGTTTGTCAATGAGaatcttttaaattattttgcaaTTCAACAACTTTATGAAACCTGAGTAGTCACTGGATTAACACATTCTCCCAATGGGCAAATGTGTAAACTTAAAGGCTGGTCATGTACGATCGTATAACCGCGTCCAGACATGGGGACGTTAGGAAGGTCGTGTGTTGCGTCTAATTTGAGACAAAGCTAAAGCGTACTGTGAAAAACAATTTGAAAACAAAGAGTAGGGCCAATTGGGAGCGGTTTGCGAGGACGCTACTGTCACCTTCTGTGTGGTAGTGGTTTCTTTTGTAGTGGTTTCTTTTGAaccatttgaaaatgaaaacacaaacaataccCTAAAACTTGGTAACAAAGAAATAGTTAACttcaatatgaataaaataaatatacacagtggtggcctttctgtgtggagtgtTCTCCCTGaatctgtgtgggttctctctgtgtcctccagcttcctcccactgtccaaagacatgctagttAGGTTGATTGGTGGTTCTAAAgtccctttcacatcgagcgaTAAATGGGTTTTTGATGACGTATTGGTCTGATTTTGGCACTCGAAGGCCTGACTGTATTGTAGCCTACTGTaggtcattgtagaagctctagctcaaaaacagagtcatgttcgggaaattgcatGATAATTTAGAACTGCTTTCATTGAAGAGTTACATTATCCCTATATTATAAAACTCATTATACATCCGAGAGTGGCATACAGGCATCATCTCTCACAGACAGTCGACCCAGGACTTCcgaaatgaaatgacaaaggCGGTCTGAAAGTGACCTCTTATCAGCATTGTGCTATTAACCAAAACATCTGTATTAGTAAAGGGGgtttgagaagaaaataaaagattctagaaaaaaattcatgttCACATTATGGTACATTTCAAAGTCGgaatttttattaaataactatttttaaatgtaattttgaattgatattaattttttatttatgtttattttaatattatttaaattcacGTAACCCTGCAGTGTCTAAGTAGACCCAGGGTATTACCCCATTTTGAGACCATTCTAAACTCTCCCAAACGACTCAACCGTATCACCTGTGCCTTCCAGCTTTTACCAGAACTGGTCCATGAGACTTTCAGTCATCAGCATCTAATCTCAATAACTACAACCCATAGTTCCCTAAAGCCACCAGATGAAGACAAGCAGATCTCTAACAAATCCAATCATTTTAGGGACTACTGTATTCTAGCGGAAGAAAGTAGAAGGATACATTCCAATATGAATTTGACTCCCGTACATGTATGAAGAAAGGGTTAATTTCCAACTAAAAATCTACATTGACAAAAGTCACATTCCACCATCAGACAGACGTTATTGTTTGAGGTTGTGAGGCTTTATCCCAATATCAATAATTTGTCTCCTTTGCATTTCAATCTTGTTGGTGATATTACAATTAATACCAATTCAAAGCACTATGTCATATTCAAAATGTATCATTAGTAAATTGAGTGAATTGAGTAATCACTTGTCTAACTTGCAATCATTTAAACCCAACGATTAATCTTTTAGTTATTCCATTCTGATGAGGTTATGATTTCTATGTAACTTAACCTCTGTCCCCGTGTTAAATCCCACCAAGAAACCAGAAGACACTCTAATAAACCGTCCTAAGGTGGAGCTCAAAAGTGGTTTTCATCcataaaatgagaaatataaaaaaaaatatgacatatTATATGGCTGCTCGCAGGTATGAAAACTGAGTCATCTTATAAGTGATGACACTGAATCCCAGCTGGGTGTAAAACCTTAAATGCTATTATGATAATTGTCATGCTGATGACTTTGCATAAATCTGGTCTGCTTAAATTCTGAGTTCAGAGAATAACGgaattattttagtaaagaaGTGATGAGATTAGTGAAGGAGATATTTAAGAGTCTGATTCAAAACAACTGTGTCAAGTTTGTTCATATAAGGtcatttgtatgtttgtgtatctCCATTCAAGTAGGTaaacaatatttaatatatttagatGTTTGTCTATCAATTAATAAAGTATTACTCTTCCAACATACTGCACTCTTTGTTCacaaattgta harbors:
- the LOC125006400 gene encoding FH2 domain-containing protein 1-like is translated as MHVTGSVSPASETERFSFQDGAVGFAMPMSPPSPPRSPSRLSDHEGDQTSSPDPPLPPPPPPPPPLLPPPPPPPPPMLPGLEDPGVGLRKKKRVRSFNWKTISEDQVKGRPNLWTQGRGRKQFHIDIQTIEELFGQNDESKIMGTRGGSARSSFREAKGEVSILDSKRAMNVGIFLKQFKRSNQTIADDIRRGNSEQFGAELLRELLKLLPETEEVKKLTAYRGDVSKLPLADSFMHLLIQLPSYPIRIESMLLKEEFPVVYEAMKRDIKILRCATKELMCCEELHAVLHLVLQAGNILNAGGYAGNAAGFKSSSLLSLADTKANRPGMNLLHFVALEAQKKDEKLLEFPLKLIQVQLRQSADQLCHCALIHRLLLNQTHEPRVRFVVPQLATSSLCWLRDSRQQLEKEGDELMDFFCEDRETFRLDDCFGVFHTFCLKFTNAVKENREREAKEEARRRRMQELEEQKRHSWAGGEQVSGAVGWRCSSESDMSAQCPHLFCHRDDMVIADLDQEVVNTFEVQKVKNDSQNSDAQILETNSSSLQREEKDRPPFIPRVAPAEPNTNVTSDPSEGDKELANQEAAAQSSTNKKNNKVTEPEQSTSSSHSASSKLSTKKLPTSKPRPAGVKSSSPNNSSTAGRSKPVRTLTNSENQGMRRVVPISRTSRGTPSLAKRPENRGSSSTTVPACPRLQLTHYPSAFYQNWLPKAQRNDSGSISDKSTHSRDSVKAPRPTWR